In Desulfobacterales bacterium, a single genomic region encodes these proteins:
- a CDS encoding type 4a pilus biogenesis protein PilO — MNPTQGTTSGVDAFFAKIEKISKIQRILIFSGVFIAIIAIFVFVLYKPKLAEISKLDKQLKTLEKKLKVAKQNAANLEKFQKQMQEAEVQFKTAMRALPEREEIPSLLTSISRSGQDAGLEFLLFQPKSEVRKEFYAEIPVEMSVKGGYHDLAVFFDKVARLSRIVNIRNISMKRAGDTLDLNTSCTAVTYKFVEPPPQKQTNKRKKKKRK, encoded by the coding sequence ATGAATCCAACACAGGGAACAACTTCAGGAGTTGATGCCTTTTTCGCCAAGATCGAAAAAATATCAAAGATCCAACGGATCCTGATTTTTTCAGGTGTCTTTATTGCGATTATCGCCATTTTTGTTTTTGTACTTTACAAACCCAAATTAGCGGAAATTAGCAAGCTGGATAAACAGCTCAAGACCCTGGAGAAAAAACTGAAAGTTGCTAAGCAAAATGCGGCCAATTTAGAAAAGTTTCAAAAGCAAATGCAAGAAGCCGAGGTGCAATTTAAAACCGCAATGAGAGCTCTGCCTGAAAGAGAAGAGATCCCTTCATTGTTGACCAGTATTTCCAGATCCGGCCAGGACGCGGGGCTGGAATTTTTATTGTTTCAGCCCAAGTCCGAAGTGCGTAAGGAATTTTATGCTGAAATCCCTGTGGAGATGAGTGTCAAAGGTGGTTATCACGATCTGGCAGTTTTCTTCGACAAGGTTGCGCGCCTGTCTCGTATTGTCAACATCAGAAATATTTCGATGAAACGCGCAGGGGATACATTGGACCTGAACACATCCTGCACAGCGGTGACCTATAAGTTTGTGGAGCCGCCTCCGCAAAAACAGACGAATAAGCGAAAGAAGAAAAAACGAAAATAA
- a CDS encoding PilN domain-containing protein yields MIRINLLPFRADRKKENVRRQVSLFLLSLALVLIIAFYYNFSLGSKISRFNKKIKNTNAELTKYNEINKEIARIRQNLENLRKKMAVIEQLESDRHAPVVLMDTITQVLVAKRMWLTELAVQEKTVRITGIALDEKTVADFMVRLQKSGLFSNVELKTVRRQEVQKTNLKSFQIVCTKVPPQKPQSANKRKPRVKT; encoded by the coding sequence ATGATACGAATTAATCTGCTCCCTTTTCGGGCCGACCGTAAAAAAGAAAACGTCCGCCGCCAAGTATCGTTATTTTTGCTTTCGTTGGCGTTAGTGCTGATTATCGCGTTTTATTATAATTTTTCTCTGGGTTCTAAAATCAGCAGGTTTAACAAAAAAATAAAAAACACCAACGCCGAATTGACAAAATACAACGAAATCAACAAGGAAATTGCTCGTATCCGTCAGAATTTAGAAAATCTGCGGAAAAAAATGGCCGTGATCGAGCAACTTGAATCGGATCGCCACGCACCGGTGGTTTTAATGGATACCATAACTCAGGTATTGGTCGCCAAGCGCATGTGGTTAACCGAATTGGCCGTGCAAGAAAAAACGGTAAGAATCACCGGAATCGCACTGGATGAAAAAACAGTGGCAGATTTTATGGTTCGTCTTCAAAAGAGCGGTTTATTTAGCAATGTCGAGCTAAAAACGGTAAGACGCCAAGAGGTGCAGAAAACAAACTTAAAAAGTTTCCAAATTGTCTGCACCAAAGTGCCGCCACAAAAACCCCAATCCGCAAATAAACGTAAGCCGAGGGTCAAAACATAA
- the pilM gene encoding type IV pilus assembly protein PilM yields MVFSKKDTLVGLDIGSRSLKATEISESKRGRELKRFGMTDIPHGAIEDGNINDPESVAEAIRQLFKGYNIKERNVAISIGGYSVIVKKIAVQTMDEEQLQETIHFEAEQYIPFDISDVNLDFQILGPNETNSNQMNVFLVAAKKEMVDDYYNLANLAGLNPCIIDVEAFALQNSFEVGYDPGEDNIALIDIGASKTSLNILKGNNSVFMRDVSLGCSQINQKIISLVDCSFDEAEQLKFGDNPDRLSAEDLKGIVSSVVADWCTEIRRALDFFYSTYPDDQIKRIILSGGGASIGEFRELLGVEASAEVETIDPFKGIYVGDRFDSEFIKQVAPQAAITVGLALRKVNDK; encoded by the coding sequence ATGGTATTTAGTAAAAAAGACACCCTAGTCGGACTCGACATTGGATCCCGCTCCTTAAAGGCGACTGAAATCTCGGAGTCTAAACGCGGCCGAGAATTAAAACGCTTCGGCATGACCGACATTCCCCATGGTGCCATTGAAGACGGCAACATCAATGACCCGGAATCGGTCGCTGAAGCGATTCGCCAGCTTTTTAAAGGCTATAATATTAAGGAGCGCAATGTGGCCATATCCATTGGCGGCTATTCAGTTATCGTCAAAAAAATCGCTGTCCAAACCATGGACGAAGAGCAACTGCAAGAAACCATTCATTTTGAAGCTGAGCAATACATCCCTTTTGATATCAGCGATGTAAATCTGGATTTTCAGATACTGGGGCCAAACGAAACCAACTCCAATCAAATGAATGTGTTTCTGGTCGCTGCCAAAAAAGAAATGGTCGATGACTATTATAACCTGGCAAATCTGGCCGGCCTTAATCCCTGCATCATTGATGTTGAAGCCTTCGCCCTGCAGAATTCATTTGAGGTCGGTTATGACCCCGGCGAAGATAACATTGCATTGATCGATATTGGCGCCAGCAAGACGTCTTTGAATATTCTCAAAGGCAATAACTCTGTGTTCATGCGCGATGTCTCTTTAGGCTGCAGCCAGATCAATCAAAAAATTATTTCTTTGGTCGACTGCAGTTTTGATGAGGCTGAACAGCTTAAATTCGGCGACAATCCGGATCGTCTGTCAGCAGAAGATTTAAAGGGCATTGTGTCATCGGTGGTTGCCGACTGGTGTACTGAAATAAGACGTGCGCTTGATTTTTTCTACTCCACTTACCCGGATGATCAGATCAAGCGTATTATTTTGAGCGGAGGTGGCGCCAGTATCGGCGAATTTCGTGAATTGCTGGGTGTCGAGGCATCCGCTGAAGTAGAAACCATTGATCCATTTAAAGGCATCTATGTAGGTGACCGTTTTGATTCAGAATTTATCAAACAAGTTGCCCCCCAGGCAGCCATCACCGTGGGGCTGGCATTGAGAAAAGTGAATGACAAATGA
- a CDS encoding helix-turn-helix domain-containing protein has product MASKNRLKETRESLLMSKAELAREARVSPITIARIEKGMPCRMETKRKIILALGLKITDKDKIFKD; this is encoded by the coding sequence ATGGCCAGTAAAAATCGCTTAAAGGAAACCAGAGAATCATTGCTTATGAGCAAAGCTGAGCTTGCCCGGGAAGCACGGGTTTCACCCATTACAATTGCCCGCATTGAAAAGGGCATGCCATGTCGCATGGAAACCAAACGTAAAATTATTTTGGCATTGGGCCTTAAAATAACCGATAAAGACAAAATATTTAAGGACTAA
- a CDS encoding ATP-binding protein produces MEPKLPEDKLKPFRLVKYFAFSGLVVIFLATIIFSALNTHWVKSMQRKKSEDYAHVMIENLNHQVFVQFIVPVGLMYGKIRLSNREQFERMDNVVRSTMHSFEVDKINIYSMDNEISYSFDQYLIGRQNYGGTGYLQARSGKWNHKLVQRGNFLQILLGFPKNVQLITFAPLRWEPQLGKISGQILGVVEIAQDLSEDYKTIFQIQILVVITSTLLMGALFVVLVFVVKRGEGIIQRRAMERLRLKERLAHAERLSSLGEMAAGISHEIRNPLGIIRSSAELLKKKIAKIDPQNTFPDIIVEEASRLNSIITDFINYAKPRNPNMAPCRVEDIIDKNLAFLAVQNKEMGHVIKTNFQDDLPEIMADSAMLYQSFLNILLNAMQSMPDGGRILVEVSSNDHRVTMHFDDDGQGIPPENMNKIWDPFFTTKEQGTGLGLGIVKNIIESHGGSIQIVNRPVTGARVTVELPLKPETKNEAPQGEKAAERN; encoded by the coding sequence ATGGAACCCAAATTACCAGAAGATAAACTCAAACCTTTTCGCCTGGTCAAATATTTTGCCTTCAGTGGACTGGTGGTTATTTTTTTGGCGACCATTATATTCTCAGCGCTTAATACGCATTGGGTAAAATCCATGCAGCGTAAAAAAAGCGAGGACTATGCGCATGTAATGATCGAAAATCTGAACCACCAGGTTTTTGTGCAGTTCATTGTTCCCGTGGGGTTGATGTACGGTAAAATCCGATTGAGCAACCGGGAGCAGTTTGAGCGCATGGACAACGTGGTGCGCAGCACAATGCATAGCTTTGAGGTCGACAAGATCAATATCTACAGTATGGACAATGAGATCTCTTATAGCTTTGATCAGTATTTGATCGGTCGTCAAAACTACGGTGGCACTGGTTATTTGCAGGCGCGGTCGGGCAAATGGAACCACAAACTGGTTCAACGGGGAAATTTTTTACAAATTTTGCTGGGTTTTCCTAAGAATGTTCAACTAATCACCTTTGCCCCATTGCGCTGGGAACCGCAGCTGGGCAAAATTTCAGGGCAGATCCTTGGTGTGGTCGAGATTGCGCAGGATCTGTCTGAAGATTATAAAACTATTTTTCAGATACAGATTCTGGTCGTCATCACCAGCACGCTGCTGATGGGCGCGCTTTTTGTGGTGCTGGTGTTTGTGGTGAAGAGGGGTGAAGGGATCATTCAACGACGGGCCATGGAACGGTTGCGTCTCAAAGAGCGCTTGGCCCACGCAGAGCGTCTGTCATCTTTGGGCGAAATGGCTGCCGGAATTTCGCATGAGATTCGCAACCCGCTGGGCATTATCAGAAGCTCTGCCGAACTGTTAAAGAAAAAAATAGCCAAAATCGATCCACAAAATACCTTTCCGGATATCATTGTTGAAGAAGCCAGCCGTTTAAATTCAATTATTACTGATTTTATCAATTACGCCAAGCCCAGAAATCCGAATATGGCGCCCTGCCGGGTGGAAGACATCATCGATAAAAATTTAGCCTTTCTAGCGGTCCAGAATAAGGAAATGGGCCACGTCATCAAGACTAATTTTCAAGACGACTTGCCGGAAATCATGGCTGATTCGGCCATGCTGTATCAGTCGTTTCTGAATATATTGCTAAATGCCATGCAGTCGATGCCGGATGGCGGCAGGATCCTTGTTGAGGTCAGTTCCAATGACCATCGGGTAACGATGCATTTTGATGATGACGGCCAAGGTATTCCGCCCGAGAATATGAATAAAATTTGGGATCCGTTCTTTACCACTAAAGAGCAAGGTACCGGCCTGGGATTGGGCATTGTCAAAAATATCATCGAGTCCCATGGTGGCAGCATACAGATAGTCAATCGACCCGTCACTGGAGCGCGGGTTACCGTTGAGCTGCCGCTCAAGCCAGAGACGAAAAATGAGGCACCACAGGGCGAAAAGGCTGCAGAGCGAAATTGA
- a CDS encoding sigma-54 dependent transcriptional regulator, translating into METILIVDDEKNYLTILSALLDEEGYEVLTAPGGQEALDLHKTADLDLILTDMKMPGMDGIELLEKVKANDPDLPVLMMTAHGTVDKAVEAMQKGAYTYILKPFDNERLIIYVKKAIAMYQVVKENRRLRDAVESQFRFDNIIGKSKKMRDIFDTIQKVAPSGATVLIEGESGTGKELIARSLHFNSTRREKPFVAVNCSALAENLLESELFGHEKGAFTGAVATKKGRFELADGGTLFLDEIGELSPNLQVKLLRVLQEKVFERVGGVRTISVDIRIIAATNKDLKQEMMNNRFREDLFYRLNVVHIVLPPLKDRKEDIRLLVNHFIKKYASERKSEAPVMGVDQQVDRLFYDYNWPGNIRELENVIERVMILCAGDTIRVSDLPKGFKDNVYNTLHLEGIPANAKLYDTLAMIERTMIERALKMSNNVQSHAADLLGIGKSGLNQKIKKYNLEVGVKH; encoded by the coding sequence ATGGAAACCATTCTTATTGTTGATGACGAAAAAAATTATCTGACCATTTTAAGCGCACTTCTGGATGAAGAAGGCTATGAGGTGTTAACTGCCCCCGGGGGTCAGGAGGCGTTGGATCTGCACAAAACTGCTGATTTGGATCTTATTCTCACCGATATGAAGATGCCCGGGATGGACGGCATTGAATTACTTGAAAAAGTAAAAGCAAATGATCCAGATTTGCCGGTTCTCATGATGACGGCCCACGGCACGGTGGATAAAGCAGTTGAGGCCATGCAGAAAGGGGCCTATACCTATATCCTGAAGCCTTTCGACAATGAGCGTTTGATCATTTATGTGAAAAAAGCCATCGCCATGTATCAGGTGGTCAAAGAAAACCGCCGCTTGCGCGATGCGGTTGAATCCCAATTTCGTTTCGATAACATTATTGGTAAAAGCAAAAAAATGCGGGATATTTTTGATACCATCCAGAAAGTGGCACCCTCTGGAGCAACGGTTTTAATTGAAGGCGAAAGCGGTACCGGAAAAGAACTGATTGCGCGGTCCCTTCATTTTAACTCAACCCGGCGTGAAAAACCTTTTGTGGCTGTAAATTGTTCGGCACTTGCTGAAAATTTGTTGGAAAGCGAGCTTTTTGGCCACGAAAAAGGCGCGTTTACCGGGGCGGTGGCCACCAAAAAAGGCCGTTTCGAGTTGGCCGACGGCGGGACTTTGTTTTTGGATGAAATTGGGGAATTATCCCCAAATTTACAGGTTAAATTGTTACGGGTATTACAGGAAAAAGTTTTTGAGCGTGTAGGCGGTGTCCGAACCATATCAGTGGACATTCGTATCATTGCTGCCACCAACAAGGATCTGAAACAGGAAATGATGAACAATCGGTTCCGGGAGGACCTTTTTTATCGACTCAACGTGGTTCATATTGTTTTGCCCCCCTTAAAAGATCGTAAAGAAGATATTCGACTGCTGGTGAATCATTTTATAAAAAAATATGCCTCTGAGCGCAAATCCGAAGCGCCGGTCATGGGTGTTGATCAGCAGGTTGACCGGCTTTTTTATGACTACAACTGGCCGGGAAATATTAGGGAACTGGAAAACGTCATCGAACGGGTGATGATCTTGTGTGCGGGTGACACCATCCGGGTTTCCGATCTCCCTAAAGGTTTTAAAGATAATGTTTACAACACATTGCATCTTGAAGGCATACCGGCTAATGCCAAACTCTATGACACGCTGGCCATGATTGAACGCACCATGATTGAGCGTGCCCTGAAAATG